The following proteins are encoded in a genomic region of Nitrospira sp.:
- a CDS encoding Hpt domain-containing protein, whose translation MQVRIGADRAIEQLQSMGSRNIQNVAPTTPVDCSLALCWADGDRSLLAEITETFVEDCPQRMKELELAVWEGNSNLIRQVAHSIKGMVSCFGAHQAKSLAQEMEQFGRSEQVSEAAALLPRVVHELSHVIEHLKKIDWQIIS comes from the coding sequence ATGCAGGTCCGAATTGGTGCGGATCGTGCGATAGAGCAGCTCCAATCGATGGGTTCGAGAAATATCCAAAACGTTGCCCCAACCACACCCGTTGATTGTTCATTGGCCCTATGCTGGGCTGACGGGGATCGATCGCTGCTCGCCGAAATCACGGAGACGTTTGTCGAGGACTGCCCGCAGCGGATGAAGGAGTTAGAGCTGGCTGTATGGGAAGGTAATTCGAATCTGATTAGGCAAGTTGCGCATAGCATCAAGGGGATGGTCTCCTGCTTTGGGGCGCATCAGGCCAAATCGCTGGCGCAGGAGATGGAGCAATTCGGGCGAAGCGAACAGGTTTCAGAGGCCGCCGCTCTCTTGCCGCGAGTGGTACATGAGTTGTCGCACGTGATCGAACATCTCAAGAAGATAGATTGGCAGATTATCTCCTAA
- a CDS encoding D-alanyl-D-alanine carboxypeptidase, whose protein sequence is MAQRDPIPLHYHRQSRGGAITHLVLVSAASLSFLAFTICPALGMEYQSRSQTTHPVGYVPQPLPWKRIPAHSILLKELRSGRILFEHEVEKRLSPASLTKIMSALIILEKGHLDDLATVSRNAARAPKTHLRLKVGEVFRLGDLLKAMMMVSANDACLTAVEHVGGDEEQFVKMMNAKAATLGLSDTHFSNGCGFDGPDHYSTAEDLATLSEVAMRNAVFRELVKAEREIITPVSGYRAYVLHNTNRLLGRIPGVEGVKTGFTSKAGRCLIAKVSHNGNDLLLVILNSNRRWNTAKSLIDYGFRLTSTIQ, encoded by the coding sequence GTGGCACAGCGCGACCCTATCCCGCTCCATTATCACAGGCAGAGCCGAGGCGGTGCCATCACCCACCTTGTTCTGGTTTCGGCCGCCTCTCTTTCGTTCCTCGCTTTCACAATATGCCCAGCCTTGGGGATGGAGTATCAATCTCGCAGTCAGACCACCCATCCTGTCGGTTATGTTCCGCAACCTCTCCCCTGGAAGCGCATCCCGGCGCACAGTATCCTCCTAAAGGAATTGCGATCAGGCCGTATCCTGTTCGAGCACGAGGTTGAGAAGCGCCTGTCGCCGGCGAGTCTCACCAAGATTATGTCGGCATTGATTATTCTTGAGAAAGGCCACCTTGATGATCTGGCTACCGTGAGCAGAAATGCCGCGAGAGCGCCCAAGACCCACCTACGGCTCAAGGTCGGGGAAGTGTTTCGTCTTGGCGATTTGCTCAAGGCGATGATGATGGTGTCGGCCAATGATGCCTGCCTGACAGCTGTTGAGCATGTCGGAGGCGATGAAGAGCAGTTTGTGAAGATGATGAACGCCAAGGCTGCTACCCTTGGGTTATCAGACACGCACTTCAGCAACGGGTGTGGTTTCGACGGCCCAGACCACTACTCGACAGCTGAAGATCTCGCCACACTCAGTGAAGTGGCGATGCGAAACGCTGTGTTCCGAGAACTCGTCAAAGCGGAGCGCGAAATCATCACACCTGTCAGTGGATATCGCGCCTATGTCCTGCATAACACGAACCGTTTGCTTGGTCGCATTCCCGGCGTGGAAGGGGTGAAGACCGGATTCACTTCCAAAGCAGGTCGATGTTTGATTGCAAAAGTCTCTCATAATGGTAACGATCTGCTACTCGTGATCCTGAACTCTAACCGCCGATGGAATACCGCGAAAAGCCTGATCGATTACGGGTTCCGTCTCACCAGCACCATCCAATAG
- a CDS encoding VCBS repeat-containing protein, protein MNILIERKLHAVRRLFSLLWLSFLIGHGLWACSRSEPYTPPDPFYYFASYKVGKNPTTIITEDLNHDSFTDLITTNIASNTLSILLGNGDGTFRDQVQLHVCQEPRSLVMGNFNQDRHPDVALACSGGDEVMVLFGHGDGKFEEGPRYPVHRAPIALAADDINGDHHTDLVVALRNDKVKVFLGNGTGEFRHVVQYEHGDTPTSVALADLNGDGKLELVVTNGGPMSNAVSIWLGNGDGTFRDPNDYSTGRRPLGVSFADFNNDHHRDLLVINGEQDSFTTFLGNGNATFRPGKDSGADAGPNFGLARDFNGDRFEDVAIVNIQSNDLSILFGKGDGTFHYPPRNYRTKSGPFALSSFRVTTFGLEEPGLAIADNGSGSVSIFLHRGLKPAAKSETRE, encoded by the coding sequence GTGAACATTCTTATCGAGCGGAAATTGCACGCGGTCAGGCGGCTTTTCTCTCTGCTATGGCTGTCCTTTCTTATCGGTCACGGTCTGTGGGCTTGTTCCAGGAGCGAGCCATATACCCCACCTGATCCTTTTTATTATTTTGCCAGCTACAAGGTCGGCAAGAATCCGACCACTATTATCACCGAAGACCTTAATCATGACTCATTCACCGATCTCATCACCACCAATATTGCGAGTAATACCCTCTCGATTCTGTTGGGGAATGGTGACGGCACATTTAGAGATCAGGTTCAGCTCCATGTCTGCCAGGAACCGCGGTCCCTTGTGATGGGCAACTTCAATCAGGACCGACATCCCGATGTCGCCCTGGCATGCTCCGGTGGCGACGAGGTTATGGTCTTGTTCGGACATGGAGATGGAAAGTTTGAAGAAGGACCACGTTATCCGGTCCATCGTGCACCGATCGCACTGGCCGCAGACGATATCAATGGCGATCACCATACGGATCTTGTCGTCGCTCTACGGAACGACAAGGTCAAAGTCTTTCTCGGGAATGGGACCGGCGAATTTCGACACGTCGTTCAATACGAACATGGCGACACTCCCACATCCGTTGCGTTGGCTGATCTCAACGGCGATGGGAAATTGGAATTGGTGGTGACGAATGGAGGACCTATGTCGAATGCCGTCTCCATTTGGCTCGGGAACGGCGACGGTACCTTTCGTGATCCCAACGATTATTCCACGGGCCGCCGACCCCTTGGCGTGAGTTTTGCCGACTTCAATAACGATCATCACAGGGACCTACTGGTCATCAACGGAGAGCAGGATAGCTTCACAACGTTTCTCGGCAACGGCAACGCGACATTCCGACCCGGCAAGGATTCCGGAGCTGATGCCGGTCCCAACTTTGGGTTGGCACGGGATTTCAATGGCGACCGGTTCGAGGATGTGGCGATCGTGAATATCCAGTCAAATGACCTCTCGATCTTGTTCGGGAAGGGCGATGGTACCTTTCATTACCCTCCGAGAAATTACCGCACGAAGTCCGGCCCGTTTGCGCTTTCATCCTTTCGTGTCACGACCTTCGGGCTGGAGGAACCGGGATTGGCCATCGCCGACAACGGAAGTGGCAGCGTCTCGATCTTCCTTCACCGTGGACTCAAACCAGCGGCGAAGTCGGAGACAAGAGAGTAG
- a CDS encoding PCP reductase family protein, which yields MSASDSSQTNTTQVRWAEGALKRMERAPIFLRGMVRRLAEKKARELGYEEITEEILDQFKGQMMGRMGGEAGMASAVEEMVNGRLPWTAAAKERLDTVPEFMRAMTKQIAEEIAKERGHLEVNVELFEKVEALGDLHEESGPSMEWTEEALALLQDKLKQSPPIALEFVTDMLKRDTEDLARAKRLIRIDASVLQDLWEAPQERIAWTDEAWKRLQTSPDFVRSGIRKAAERRARKLGLKEINADHLTTFRNQAMMKAVKRIRSFGYHELTFDAFDTALQNTKRLQGNDQAEKRLQEIRGHFADPLTKKPEGGTLGAELMDRFRRYLKGEGTL from the coding sequence ATGTCGGCATCAGATTCTTCGCAGACGAATACAACCCAAGTCCGTTGGGCTGAGGGTGCGCTCAAACGAATGGAGCGTGCACCGATATTTCTGCGTGGCATGGTCCGTCGTTTGGCTGAAAAGAAAGCGCGTGAATTGGGGTACGAGGAAATCACCGAGGAGATTCTCGATCAGTTTAAGGGACAGATGATGGGGCGCATGGGCGGTGAAGCCGGCATGGCATCTGCTGTCGAAGAGATGGTCAATGGCCGTCTTCCATGGACCGCCGCCGCCAAAGAACGGTTGGATACCGTTCCTGAATTTATGCGGGCGATGACCAAGCAGATTGCGGAGGAGATCGCAAAGGAACGGGGGCATCTCGAAGTGAACGTCGAGTTGTTTGAAAAAGTGGAAGCGCTTGGTGATCTTCACGAGGAGAGCGGACCCTCGATGGAATGGACCGAGGAGGCATTGGCCCTGCTTCAAGACAAGTTAAAGCAATCGCCGCCCATTGCACTGGAATTCGTGACCGATATGTTAAAGCGAGATACGGAAGATCTCGCCAGAGCCAAAAGGCTGATCCGCATCGACGCATCGGTTCTGCAGGACCTATGGGAAGCGCCTCAGGAACGAATTGCCTGGACCGACGAGGCATGGAAGCGGCTTCAGACATCTCCGGATTTCGTGCGCAGTGGGATCAGAAAAGCAGCCGAACGGCGGGCCCGCAAGCTGGGATTGAAAGAAATCAATGCCGACCATTTGACGACGTTTCGGAACCAGGCGATGATGAAAGCCGTCAAGCGTATCCGCTCATTCGGTTACCATGAATTGACATTCGATGCCTTTGATACCGCTCTCCAGAACACCAAGCGACTGCAAGGTAATGATCAGGCAGAGAAACGCCTCCAGGAAATCCGGGGCCACTTTGCCGATCCGTTGACGAAGAAGCCTGAAGGCGGAACCCTGGGGGCCGAGCTCATGGATCGTTTTCGTAGGTATCTCAAAGGCGAAGGAACTCTCTGA
- a CDS encoding integration host factor subunit beta, translated as MTKAQIIEKVTEQVTTLTKRQAEVVVNTIFDCVRDSLRNGDKTEIRGFGSFRLRARRMKEGRNPKTGETVAVPAKRVPFFKAGKELKELLNQ; from the coding sequence ATGACCAAGGCGCAGATCATCGAAAAAGTTACTGAGCAAGTCACCACCTTGACGAAGCGACAGGCCGAAGTGGTCGTCAACACCATTTTCGATTGTGTCAGGGATTCTTTGAGAAACGGCGACAAAACGGAGATCCGAGGCTTCGGCAGCTTTCGGCTGCGGGCTCGTCGGATGAAGGAAGGGCGGAATCCAAAGACCGGGGAGACGGTTGCGGTACCAGCCAAGCGGGTTCCGTTTTTCAAAGCCGGCAAAGAGCTGAAGGAATTGCTCAATCAATAA
- the sppA gene encoding signal peptide peptidase SppA, translated as MADEATQAERPRKRHLLRKTLWFFAMGLGVLVLINLFVPDLDLSTGDRIALVRVEGVILDSQTTIEDLKRFSENPSVKAIVIRIDSPGGGVVPSQEIYDAVKRVRSKNNKAVIASMGSLAASGGYYIAAAADRIVANPGTLTGSIGVIMETANLEGLLQKIGVEGVVIKSGRYKDVGSPLRKMSADERRLLQAVMDDVHKQFIEAVAEGRSLEIRAAQALADGRIFTGRQAKEAKLVDELGDLEDAIQLAAEVVGIEGEPKVVEPRRRFSLREILDSKLSMMFPKFDMQPGVSLKYLMAF; from the coding sequence ATGGCGGATGAAGCAACACAGGCGGAACGTCCGCGAAAACGTCATCTGTTGCGGAAGACCTTGTGGTTTTTTGCGATGGGACTGGGTGTCTTGGTCCTAATCAATCTCTTTGTCCCCGACCTTGATCTATCGACCGGAGACCGAATCGCCCTGGTTCGAGTCGAAGGGGTCATTTTGGATTCTCAGACGACCATTGAGGATCTGAAGCGATTCAGCGAGAATCCTTCCGTCAAAGCCATCGTGATAAGAATCGATAGTCCCGGGGGCGGCGTCGTGCCATCGCAAGAGATTTACGATGCCGTCAAGCGGGTCAGAAGCAAGAACAACAAGGCGGTTATCGCATCGATGGGGAGCCTTGCCGCATCGGGAGGGTATTACATCGCGGCTGCAGCAGATCGGATCGTGGCCAATCCCGGGACGCTGACTGGAAGCATCGGAGTCATCATGGAAACGGCCAACCTGGAGGGATTGCTTCAGAAAATCGGGGTGGAAGGGGTCGTCATTAAGAGCGGGAGATATAAGGATGTGGGCTCTCCACTCCGGAAAATGAGCGCGGACGAAAGACGTTTGTTGCAAGCCGTGATGGATGATGTCCATAAGCAGTTTATCGAGGCGGTGGCCGAGGGCCGTTCCCTCGAGATTCGAGCTGCCCAAGCGTTGGCCGACGGTCGAATCTTTACCGGACGCCAGGCCAAGGAAGCGAAGCTGGTCGATGAACTGGGCGACTTGGAAGACGCCATTCAGTTGGCTGCGGAGGTGGTCGGAATCGAGGGGGAACCGAAGGTCGTCGAGCCGAGGCGCCGGTTTTCCCTCCGCGAAATTCTGGACTCAAAACTCAGCATGATGTTTCCGAAGTTTGATATGCAACCGGGCGTGAGCTTGAAATACCTTATGGCCTTCTAG
- a CDS encoding 30S ribosomal protein S1 has protein sequence MGTVSNSSDAQLDRNALAALYEETFRNLEEGTITEGRVVALTKDKVIVDIGYKSEGMIPSDQFSSEELHNLKIGDRLQVYIEECEDADGNLVLSKEKADKMKIWEELEKLYKEEKSIEGKIVSRIKGGMMVDIGVKAFLPGSQIDLHPVRDLDGLVGKTFPLKIIKINHRRGNVVVSRRVLLEETRDKKRQTTLANLKEGQLIQGTVKNITDYGSFIDLGGIDGLLHITDMSWGRVGHPSELFTVGDKVEVAVLKYDRETGRISLGLKQKSADPWTNVAGKYPIGTRVRGRVVSLTDYGAFVELEPGVEGLVHVSEMSWTHEVRHPSRVVAVGDQVEAAVLNVDPASRKISLGMKQTAPNPWDMIEGKYPIGTRIEGKVKSLTDFGAFVGLEEGIDGLIHISDMSWTRHIKHPSELFKKGQKVEAVVLRIDKEKERLSLGYKQLARDPWDEAIPARYHVGDSVTGKVSKVADFGIFIELDGEVEGLIHVSESGVEPPAKLEEKFKLQDDVTAKIIKVDREERKIALSLRDHQLDWERKQVDDYHSTQGVLDQSLGRAAKQSRKRSQSEDQS, from the coding sequence ATGGGTACAGTATCCAACAGCAGTGACGCGCAGTTAGACCGCAATGCCTTGGCGGCATTATACGAAGAAACCTTCCGTAACCTGGAAGAAGGCACGATTACAGAAGGCCGGGTGGTGGCCCTGACCAAAGACAAGGTCATCGTTGATATCGGGTACAAATCAGAGGGCATGATCCCGAGCGATCAGTTCTCATCCGAGGAACTTCACAACCTCAAGATCGGCGACCGGCTCCAAGTCTATATCGAAGAATGTGAAGATGCAGACGGCAATCTCGTTCTTTCCAAGGAAAAAGCGGACAAGATGAAGATTTGGGAAGAACTCGAAAAGCTCTACAAAGAAGAGAAGAGTATCGAAGGTAAGATCGTCTCACGCATCAAGGGCGGCATGATGGTCGATATCGGCGTCAAAGCATTCTTGCCCGGTTCGCAGATTGATCTTCATCCGGTTCGTGATCTGGATGGGCTCGTTGGAAAGACCTTCCCCCTCAAGATCATCAAGATCAACCACAGGCGAGGCAATGTGGTCGTGTCGCGCCGTGTGTTGTTGGAGGAAACCAGGGATAAAAAACGGCAGACGACGCTGGCCAATCTCAAAGAAGGTCAGCTCATCCAGGGTACCGTCAAGAACATCACCGATTACGGATCGTTCATCGACCTCGGCGGTATTGACGGGTTGCTACACATTACCGACATGTCCTGGGGTCGAGTCGGACACCCATCGGAACTGTTTACCGTGGGAGACAAGGTTGAAGTCGCGGTGTTGAAATATGATCGTGAAACGGGTCGTATTTCTCTGGGGCTCAAGCAGAAGAGTGCGGATCCCTGGACCAATGTCGCCGGCAAGTATCCCATCGGTACCAGGGTCCGTGGTCGTGTGGTCAGCCTGACCGATTATGGAGCGTTCGTGGAACTTGAGCCGGGAGTTGAAGGATTGGTGCATGTGTCTGAGATGTCGTGGACGCACGAAGTCCGACATCCGTCCAGAGTCGTGGCGGTCGGTGATCAAGTGGAAGCCGCGGTGCTCAACGTCGATCCCGCGAGCCGCAAAATCTCATTGGGCATGAAACAGACGGCTCCGAATCCCTGGGACATGATTGAGGGCAAATATCCGATCGGGACCCGTATCGAGGGGAAGGTGAAGAGCCTGACCGATTTCGGCGCCTTTGTCGGACTTGAAGAGGGGATCGATGGACTCATCCATATTTCGGATATGTCCTGGACGAGGCATATCAAGCATCCCTCTGAGCTGTTTAAAAAAGGACAAAAAGTGGAAGCGGTCGTGTTGCGCATCGACAAAGAGAAAGAGCGGCTCTCGTTGGGATACAAACAGCTGGCCCGTGATCCCTGGGATGAGGCGATCCCCGCACGGTATCACGTTGGTGACTCGGTGACCGGCAAGGTGTCGAAAGTCGCCGATTTTGGGATCTTCATCGAACTGGACGGTGAGGTGGAAGGTTTGATCCATGTCAGCGAATCCGGTGTTGAACCTCCCGCGAAGCTCGAAGAAAAGTTTAAGTTGCAGGATGATGTCACGGCGAAGATAATCAAAGTCGATCGAGAGGAACGCAAAATCGCCCTTAGCCTGCGTGACCATCAGCTGGATTGGGAACGCAAGCAGGTTGATGATTATCACTCGACACAGGGCGTGCTTGACCAGAGTCTAGGACGGGCCGCGAAACAGAGCCGGAAACGGTCGCAATCGGAAGATCAAAGCTAA
- a CDS encoding lysophospholipid acyltransferase family protein, whose product MSGILYGFLWALVRVVAWICFRYRVEGEIPRTGGLLIAANHASYLDIPLLGCGMRRRAWYLGRNDLFPIPVLNSILQALGWIPVRLGRLDREAFGKAINLIRAGHVVVIFPEGRRSHDGHLREPKAGMGVIVSQTGCPVVPAYLKGTFEVLPTGARWPRLRQVTVRFGDPIQFETGKHKERAETKQFYQQVSRTVIEHIAALGQVPVPKGRNDLAPETPDRPTADAHNAE is encoded by the coding sequence GTGAGCGGGATTCTCTATGGATTCTTGTGGGCCCTGGTACGAGTCGTTGCGTGGATTTGCTTTCGATATCGTGTCGAAGGGGAGATTCCTCGGACCGGAGGTCTGCTGATCGCCGCAAACCATGCCAGCTACCTTGACATTCCGCTACTCGGCTGTGGGATGCGTCGAAGGGCCTGGTATTTGGGACGCAATGACTTGTTTCCGATCCCAGTATTAAACAGTATTTTGCAGGCGTTAGGCTGGATACCCGTGAGGTTGGGACGCCTCGACCGAGAGGCGTTTGGGAAGGCGATCAACCTGATTCGAGCAGGTCACGTGGTGGTCATTTTCCCGGAAGGTCGACGTAGTCACGATGGCCACCTTCGGGAGCCGAAGGCGGGTATGGGAGTGATTGTGTCGCAGACGGGTTGCCCAGTTGTTCCGGCGTATCTGAAAGGGACCTTCGAGGTGCTCCCCACGGGGGCTCGCTGGCCTCGGTTGCGTCAGGTTACGGTACGATTCGGGGATCCTATTCAGTTCGAAACGGGGAAACACAAAGAGAGGGCAGAAACGAAACAGTTCTATCAACAGGTCAGCCGTACGGTGATCGAGCACATTGCGGCCTTAGGTCAAGTTCCCGTTCCAAAGGGGAGGAATGACCTGGCCCCCGAAACACCGGACAGGCCGACCGCTGACGCTCACAACGCTGAGTGA
- the cmk gene encoding (d)CMP kinase → MIIAIDGPAGVGKSTVARLLAARLGYLYLDTGALYRAVAWKTLQSGIRPTDHESVTTLLPTTLIHMQFLNGAMQVSVDGRDVTGELRAPEVTATASIVSAIPAVREWLLPIQRQIGQRGSVVAEGRDVGTKVFPTAPYKFFLEADADVRVARRHRELVAAGRGGTVETTSCDLSDRDRRDRTRSIAPLIPAGDARFIDTSALSPDQVVEQMIATVSTGS, encoded by the coding sequence GTGATTATTGCGATTGATGGACCGGCCGGAGTGGGCAAGAGTACAGTAGCGAGACTATTGGCCGCTCGGCTTGGTTACCTTTATCTTGATACAGGAGCACTGTACCGAGCCGTCGCATGGAAAACCTTGCAATCAGGGATACGTCCGACGGATCATGAGTCGGTGACAACATTATTGCCGACCACCTTGATTCACATGCAGTTTCTCAATGGCGCAATGCAGGTATCGGTCGATGGCCGCGACGTCACCGGGGAGCTCAGGGCACCCGAAGTCACCGCAACGGCCTCCATCGTGTCGGCCATTCCAGCTGTCCGTGAGTGGCTGCTGCCGATCCAGCGTCAGATCGGTCAGAGAGGTTCGGTGGTTGCAGAAGGACGCGACGTCGGCACAAAGGTCTTTCCGACCGCTCCCTATAAATTCTTCTTGGAGGCAGATGCAGACGTTCGAGTCGCGCGGCGGCACCGTGAACTGGTCGCCGCAGGCCGTGGTGGGACGGTTGAGACAACGTCCTGTGATCTATCGGACCGAGATAGGCGGGATCGGACCCGTTCGATCGCCCCATTGATTCCAGCGGGTGACGCACGATTCATCGATACCTCTGCCCTCAGTCCTGACCAAGTGGTGGAGCAGATGATTGCGACAGTGTCGACCGGGTCGTGA
- the aroA gene encoding 3-phosphoshikimate 1-carboxyvinyltransferase: MTSLTITPGRPLRGMTTVSGDKSLTHRAIILTALAEGTSTIAGYCQGEDCLNTMRAFQGLGIPITQTPTELTVCGKGFWGLSEPNAPIDCGNSGTGMRLLTGLLAGQDFFSVLTGDESIRRRPMGRVVKPLREMGAVIGGRKGGELAPLAITGAGLHGIEYTSTVASAQIKSSLLLAGLFAQGKTRYKEPSLSRDHTERMFQFFGIPLAKEAGTLVLQGRPSSGWGGVHVTIPGDFSAAAFFIVGATIVQGSDITIYNVGMNPTRTGLIEVMRKMGADIQVLGLREAAGEPVGDLRVKSSALKGVTIGHDLIPKTIDEFPVLCVAAAVAEGDTVISGAAELRVKESDRIATMSHELKAMGTLVEERPDGMIIRGLGRGGENGKLRAADKAQSHGDHRVAMSLAIGGLTAEQSMTIADTSCVETSFPNFEKALVDLLTPLA, translated from the coding sequence ATGACATCATTGACGATCACCCCGGGCCGGCCACTCAGGGGAATGACCACAGTTTCTGGCGACAAGTCTCTTACCCATCGGGCGATCATCCTCACCGCACTGGCAGAAGGAACGAGCACGATAGCAGGCTACTGCCAGGGAGAGGACTGTCTGAACACGATGAGGGCCTTTCAGGGACTGGGTATTCCCATCACGCAGACTCCAACCGAATTAACCGTCTGCGGGAAGGGGTTTTGGGGGTTGTCCGAACCAAACGCTCCGATCGACTGCGGCAACTCCGGAACCGGGATGCGTCTGCTGACAGGCCTCTTGGCCGGACAAGATTTTTTCTCAGTTCTCACGGGCGACGAATCGATCAGACGGCGTCCTATGGGGCGGGTCGTCAAGCCACTGCGCGAGATGGGCGCGGTTATTGGAGGGCGTAAAGGCGGAGAGCTGGCTCCCCTGGCGATTACAGGAGCCGGCCTTCACGGTATCGAGTACACCTCGACCGTGGCCAGCGCGCAGATTAAGTCGTCCCTCCTACTCGCCGGCCTCTTTGCTCAAGGGAAGACTCGGTATAAGGAACCAAGTCTGTCACGAGACCATACCGAGCGGATGTTCCAGTTCTTTGGGATACCTCTCGCAAAAGAAGCAGGCACCCTGGTCTTACAAGGGCGACCTTCGAGCGGCTGGGGAGGCGTTCATGTGACCATTCCAGGCGATTTCTCCGCAGCCGCATTCTTCATCGTCGGAGCAACGATCGTGCAGGGATCCGACATCACTATTTACAATGTCGGGATGAATCCGACGAGGACCGGCTTGATCGAGGTCATGAGGAAGATGGGAGCCGACATTCAGGTTCTGGGCCTGCGAGAAGCGGCCGGCGAACCGGTCGGGGATCTTCGTGTGAAGTCATCCGCACTGAAGGGCGTGACGATCGGTCACGACCTCATTCCGAAAACGATCGATGAATTTCCCGTATTGTGCGTGGCTGCCGCCGTGGCGGAGGGGGACACCGTGATTTCCGGAGCAGCGGAACTCCGGGTCAAAGAGAGCGATCGGATTGCGACCATGAGCCACGAATTGAAGGCCATGGGAACCCTCGTCGAGGAACGGCCGGACGGGATGATCATCCGCGGATTAGGCCGAGGGGGAGAGAACGGCAAGTTGAGAGCTGCGGACAAGGCCCAGAGCCATGGAGACCATCGTGTGGCCATGTCTCTCGCCATCGGTGGCCTTACGGCGGAACAAAGCATGACGATTGCCGACACGAGCTGCGTGGAGACGTCATTTCCAAACTTTGAGAAGGCACTCGTCGATTTGTTGACGCCACTTGCGTGA
- a CDS encoding prephenate dehydrogenase/arogenate dehydrogenase family protein — MAVHFKQVAIIGVGLIGGSLGMILRRKALADLVVGVGRRIENLKTAVALGAIDRYVADPQEGVRGADLVVLATPVDTYERHLHEWAHCLAPGAVVSDVGSVKGTLVERSESALPASVHFVGAHPIAGKEKTGVAAGSDQLFKGARCILTPTNRTDPTALERVRQLWEEAGSIVLTMDPYLHDQILGAVSHLPHVVAFALMNALAELRDQQVPSLDLVGHSGGGLRDTTRIAASSPEMWRDIFLWNRDNVVTYIDRYAQALEELKQLIKGGDAAAIEKSLERAKDEREKLNSSSPSNS, encoded by the coding sequence ATGGCCGTTCATTTCAAACAGGTTGCCATCATTGGAGTGGGGTTGATCGGCGGGTCGCTCGGCATGATCCTTCGGCGAAAAGCCTTGGCAGACCTGGTTGTCGGCGTCGGCCGGCGTATCGAGAATCTCAAGACAGCGGTCGCGTTGGGGGCGATCGATCGATATGTGGCCGATCCTCAAGAAGGTGTGCGTGGGGCGGATTTGGTGGTCCTTGCGACACCTGTCGATACCTATGAACGGCACCTCCATGAATGGGCCCATTGTCTGGCTCCCGGCGCGGTCGTCAGCGACGTGGGTAGTGTGAAAGGAACCTTGGTCGAGCGGTCGGAATCGGCTTTACCGGCAAGCGTACACTTTGTGGGGGCGCATCCGATCGCAGGAAAGGAAAAAACAGGAGTCGCGGCCGGGTCGGATCAGCTATTCAAGGGCGCACGCTGCATTCTGACCCCGACAAACCGAACGGATCCCACGGCACTGGAGCGAGTCAGGCAACTGTGGGAAGAGGCCGGTTCGATTGTCTTAACAATGGATCCGTATCTGCATGACCAAATCCTGGGTGCAGTCAGTCATCTGCCTCACGTGGTCGCCTTTGCACTGATGAATGCCTTAGCCGAGCTCCGTGATCAGCAGGTGCCTTCCTTGGATCTTGTCGGCCATTCTGGAGGAGGATTACGGGATACCACCAGGATCGCCGCGAGTTCTCCGGAAATGTGGCGAGACATTTTCTTGTGGAATCGGGATAATGTGGTGACTTATATCGACAGGTATGCACAGGCCCTGGAAGAATTGAAGCAACTGATTAAGGGTGGGGATGCAGCCGCAATTGAGAAGTCGCTTGAACGCGCCAAAGACGAGCGTGAAAAATTGAACAGTTCCTCTCCGAGCAACTCATGA